From the Lolium rigidum isolate FL_2022 chromosome 2, APGP_CSIRO_Lrig_0.1, whole genome shotgun sequence genome, one window contains:
- the LOC124690448 gene encoding uncharacterized protein LOC124690448 produces the protein MYELRTQHYLDFDDAVKKLAGLLRESYGTAEGKTKLLVLYHSYARFSRTSVVLGAIAKLLKSTVCDVSDTTKHFSRIVYVDRSLCRNTRTMQRAIAEELNLGHVMNLFDKQDEDDDFRGVDDSLRKEISSVGSLINESLRNERFLVIFYYGEVEEMDLVNCGIPLFGKGVLLCSPGGLFQVEQRDYKMSIFHMIYIFMGSNPSTDTGTQTHHILLKEAAEVIRDTVVDGINPEIVLDCFLYSLFLTTQLLNSSIGVEYDWATHACNYWICDGIVGGERTWEIGNALYGVIPQLSNSTDRTRLLASYLNGRKNSYKGWYSVTSNKCGGDHIPNVPHNASSYFLTFEGDDPVYVYYVLLPLMVELMTNLRELNTKGVSWKTMSHVWKKLEKLYKLRVTKSSDVFTVDSCSSIDMMNLELLDLSSNTNMEFLPTLSSARSLKMLVLDGCSSLENVVLEGAPPLLESFSFDGYGPAENWNHSIQLPKKELRLQSPIAPIETVQVTKISLHGCGRLQNIFLRALPNLEDLDLSGTAIKTKELDLLAMDIPKLKKLFLLGCQHLRSLIWRALPKLEVLRIDMQWKQRSMVYCGIERSFSFHAFIAFTDGRFTFRFIEGLYHRISQCLSMVYLLISCMSHSQANNTKSIKEIGPSQEGLVPTSLILPYDNVALTKDVMCSSFLWNHQQLQTLDVHIEIGEGSYNIESMHDNSNFNLFARHVQSLHVHDNSSITAIPPANETNWDMLEWCHVVRCPKLQYVFFRRYGRESFGHIRIISASDLLVAYCIWSRGTIIQNSCFARLQHIYMYNCPRLVYVLPISFSLPNLETLQIAYCSNLRDVFPLDDKYPPAISSGVTFKNLKQIKLYHLHNLGQICEVRLTAPALQTIGLRDCWGLRRLPAVAREGPKPVVDCEKDWWNKLEWDGLDAGHDPSLFETRHSAYYRKTLPMVSFLR, from the exons ATGTATGAACTTCGAACTCAGCACTACTTG GATTTTGATGACGCCGTCAAAAAATTGGCTGGCCTTTTGCGTGAAAGCTATGGTACTGCAGAAGGCAAAACTAAACTACTTGTCCTTTATCACTCGTACGCCAGATTTTCTAGAACATCAGTTGTTCTTGGAGCTATAGCCAAACTCCTAAAATCCACAGTATGTGATGTTTCTGACACGACAAAGCATTTTAGCAGAATTGTCTATGTGGACCGCTCCTTGTGTAGAAACACAAGGACCATGCAAAGGGCAATCGCGGAGGAGCTGAACCTTGGCCATGTAATGAACTTATTTGAcaagcaagatgaagatgatgatttcaGAGGTGTGGACGACAGTCTTCGAAAAGAGATATCAAGTGTTGGAAGTTTGATTAATGAGTCTCTAAGAAATGAAAGGTTTCTGGTGATTTTTTactatggagaagtcgaagaaatggatcTGGTAAATTGTGGCATTCCTCTTTTTGGTAAAGGTGTACTGTTATGCTCTCCTGGTGGCTTATTTCAGGTCGAACAGCGGGACTATAAGATGTCCATTTTTCATATGATTTACATTTTTATGGGTTCCAACCCTAGCACAGATACTGGTACACAAACCCACCATATATTGCTCAAAgaagctgctgaagtgattcgtgACACCGTTGTAGATGGCATTAACCCAGAAATAGTTTTGGATTGCTTCTTGTACTCACTGTTCCTGACAACACAACTACTTAATAGCTCTATTGGTGTTGAGTATGATTGGGCTACTCATGCTTGCAACTACTGGATTTGTGATGGAATCGTTGGAGGTGAAAGGACTTGGGAGATTGGTAATGCCCTGTATGGGGTGATACCACAGTTGAGCAATTCTACGGATAGAACAAGACTTTTGGCATCCTATTTGAATGGAAGAAAAAATTCCTATAAAGGCTGGTATTCAGTCACCTCCAACAAATGCGGAGGAGATCATATCCCTAATGTCCCTCATAACGCATCATCTTATTTCCTAACATTTGAGGGAGATGATCCAGTATATGTAT ATTATGTTTTGTTGCCTCTGATGGTTGAACTCATGACCAATCTCAGGGAGCTAAATACAAAGGGAGTCTCATGGAAGACTATGAGTCATGTTTGGAAAAAGCTAGAAAAACTTTACAAGCTCCGAGTTACCAAATCTTCAGATGTGTTCACGGTGGACAGCTGTTCTTCCATAGATATGATGAATTTGGAACTCCTTGACTTATCTAGCAACACTAACATGGAATTTTTGCCGACATTGTCATCCGCAAGAAGCCTGAAGatgcttgttcttgatggttGTTCCAGCTTGGAGAACGTTGTACTGGAAGGAGCTCCTCCACTGCTCGAAAGTTTCAGCTTTGATGGTTATGGGCCAGCAGAGAATTGGAATCATTCCATACAACTGCCAAAAAAGGAATTGCGCCTGCAGTCTCCTATAGCTCCCATCGAAACCGTCCAAGTTACCAAGATCTCCCTCCATGGTTGTGGTCGATTGCAGAACATATTTTTGCGTGCATTGCCTAATCTGGAGGATCTGGATCTCTCTGGTACAGCCATtaaaaccaagga ACTTGACCTCCTTGCAATGGATATCCCGAAACTCAAGAAGTTGTTCCTGCTGGGTTGTCAGCATCTCCGTAGCCTAATCTGGCGTGCATTACCTAAGTTGGAAGTGCTACGTATAGACATGCAGTGGAAGCAAAGATCAATGGTCTATTGTGGAATAGAGAGATCTTTCAGCTTTCATGCATTTATTGCTTTTACAGATGGAAGGTTCACTTTCAGGTTCATTGAGGGACTCTATCACCGAATATCACAATGTCTCTCAATGGTGTACCTCCTTATCTCTTGCATGAGCCATAGCCAAGCCAACAATACCAAAAGTATCAAGGAGATTGGCCCTAGCCAAGAGGGTTTGGTTCCAACAAGTCTGATTTTACCTTATGATAATGTTGCTCTTACTAAAGATGTTATGTGCTCATCTTTCCTGTGGAACCACCAACAGCTTCAAACTTTGGATGTGCATATCGAGATTGGTGAAGGAAGCTATAATATAGAGAGTATGCATGACAATTCAAATTTCAATTTATTTGCGCGTCATGTTCAATCATTGCATGTCCATGACAATTCCTCAATCACTGCTATCCCTCCAGCAAATGAAACAAACTGGGACATGCTTGAATGGTGTCATGTTGTGAGGTGCCCCAAGCTACAATATGTGTTTTTTCGCCGATATGGACGAGAGAGCTTTGGACATATAAGAATAATTTCAGCTTCTGATCTCCTGGTGGCTTATTGCATCTGGAGTAGAGGCACTATTATTCAGAATAGTTGTTTCGCACGACTGCAACACATATACATGTACAACTGCCCTAGGCTGGTGTACGTCCTCCCCATTTCCTTCAGCTTGCCCAACTTAGAGACCCTCCAGATCGCATACTGCAGTAACCTCCGAGATGTTTTTCCATTGGACGACAAGTACCCTCCAGCAATATCATCAGGTGTCACATTCAAGAACCTAAAGCAAATCAAGCTATACCATCTTCACAATCTGGGGCAGATATGCGAAGTCAGATTGACTGCGCCGGCGCTGCAGACGATCGGCCTCCGGGATTGCTGGGGTCTCAGGCGTCTGCCGGCCGTAGCACGTGAAGGTCCCAAGCCGGTGGTGGACTGCGAGAAGGACTGGTGGAACAAACTCGAGTGGGATGGCTTGGATGCCGGTCATGACCCATCGCTCTTCGAAACGCGCCACTCAGCCTACTACAGGAAGACCCTCCCGATGGTCTCGTTTCTAAG GTGA